The Treponema medium genome has a window encoding:
- a CDS encoding type II toxin-antitoxin system PemK/MazF family toxin: protein MQNDLLGIKDLNTVVVIPFTSNLDRVDFEPNILIKKEETGLSKDSVAVIHLIGAVNKFCLEKKVSRLSEENYQKLVEAVVKLVANE from the coding sequence ATGCAAAATGATTTGCTTGGAATAAAAGATCTGAATACAGTTGTGGTAATTCCTTTTACTTCGAATCTAGACCGAGTAGATTTTGAGCCTAATATTCTTATTAAAAAAGAAGAAACTGGGCTTTCGAAAGATTCGGTCGCAGTAATTCATCTTATTGGTGCGGTAAATAAATTTTGCCTTGAAAAGAAGGTGTCAAGACTTTCCGAAGAAAATTATCAGAAGCTTGTGGAAGCTGTGGTAAAATTGGTTGCAAATGAGTAA
- a CDS encoding GyrI-like domain-containing protein produces the protein MAFDFKKEYREFYLPKNKPEIVTVPKMNYIAVRGKGNPNEAGGAYQRAVGVLYAVAYTLKMSYKTDYKINEFFEYVVPPLEGFWWQAGIDGVDYSDKSSFNWISVIRIPDFVTKKDFDWAVKTAAEKKKIDCSSAEFLSIEEGLCVQIMHNGSYDDEPTSVKIMDDFIRSNGYENDMTEKRLHHEIYLSDPRKSSPEKWKTVIRHPIKKA, from the coding sequence ATGGCATTTGATTTCAAGAAAGAATATCGGGAATTTTATCTTCCCAAAAATAAACCAGAAATTGTAACAGTTCCAAAAATGAATTATATTGCAGTTAGGGGAAAAGGAAATCCAAATGAAGCAGGCGGCGCTTATCAGCGGGCAGTTGGAGTATTATATGCGGTAGCGTATACTCTAAAAATGAGTTACAAGACTGATTATAAAATTAACGAATTTTTTGAATATGTTGTTCCTCCGTTGGAAGGTTTTTGGTGGCAGGCCGGGATTGACGGCGTAGACTATTCAGACAAATCAAGCTTCAATTGGATTTCGGTAATTCGTATTCCAGATTTTGTTACAAAAAAAGATTTTGATTGGGCTGTAAAGACTGCTGCTGAAAAGAAAAAAATCGATTGCTCCTCTGCGGAATTTCTATCGATTGAAGAAGGCTTGTGCGTTCAGATAATGCATAACGGTTCTTATGACGATGAACCGACAAGCGTAAAAATTATGGATGATTTCATTCGATCAAATGGATATGAAAACGATATGACGGAAAAACGGTTGCATCATGAGATTTATCTTTCAGACCCCAGAAAAAGTTCTCCTGAAAAATGGAAAACAGTCATCAGGCATCCGATAAAAAAAGCATAA
- a CDS encoding DNA adenine methylase produces MKPLIKYRGGKSKEIPNIKKQIPQFNGRYIEPFFGGGALYFYLEPQNAIINDINSKLIMFYDGVKTDFANLRKELDAIEKIYEENRHDFDELKKLHPKKHVEDKNEYLYYQIRNMYNGLSEKKYSDALIYFFINKTAYSGMIRYNAKGEFNVPFGRYQHLNTSLVSKEHSNLLAHTQIYNKDYKEIFDMTKSNDFVFLDPPYDCVFSDYGNKEYKDGFNDDSHRKLAQDFKNLGCKALMVIGKTSLTEELYGNMIVDEYAKKYAVNIRNRFKVAANHILVANYKE; encoded by the coding sequence ATGAAACCTTTGATAAAATATCGTGGTGGAAAATCTAAGGAGATTCCAAACATAAAAAAGCAAATTCCGCAGTTTAATGGGCGATACATAGAACCTTTCTTTGGTGGAGGCGCTCTGTATTTCTATTTAGAGCCTCAAAATGCAATTATCAATGATATAAATTCTAAACTCATAATGTTTTATGATGGTGTAAAAACCGATTTTGCAAATCTTCGCAAAGAATTAGATGCAATAGAAAAGATTTATGAAGAAAATCGTCATGACTTTGATGAACTAAAAAAACTTCATCCGAAAAAACATGTGGAAGATAAAAATGAATATTTATATTATCAAATTCGTAATATGTATAATGGTTTATCTGAAAAAAAATATTCTGATGCTTTAATTTATTTTTTTATAAATAAAACAGCTTACTCTGGAATGATAAGATATAATGCTAAAGGTGAATTTAACGTTCCATTCGGAAGGTATCAGCATTTAAATACTTCGTTGGTTTCAAAAGAACATTCAAATCTTCTTGCTCATACACAAATTTATAATAAAGATTATAAAGAAATTTTTGATATGACAAAATCTAATGATTTTGTTTTCTTAGATCCTCCTTATGATTGCGTATTTTCTGATTATGGAAATAAAGAATACAAAGATGGATTTAATGATGATTCTCATCGAAAATTAGCACAAGATTTTAAAAATCTTGGTTGTAAAGCTTTAATGGTAATTGGAAAAACTTCACTTACAGAAGAACTTTATGGAAATATGATAGTCGATGAATATGCAAAAAAATATGCTGTAAATATTCGTAACAGGTTCAAAGTTGCTGCAAATCATATTTTAGTTGCAAATTATAAGGAATAA
- a CDS encoding helix-turn-helix domain-containing protein, producing the protein MKDTIKMMESNMSPEAVRRTHIKAEQDIMTIRLAQLREEQNVKQSEMTNFTQSSVSKIEKRKDIKISTLIDYLDSLGMGLEIITYPKLAVSKNQEKVLLKL; encoded by the coding sequence ATGAAAGACACAATCAAAATGATGGAAAGTAATATGTCTCCAGAGGCTGTTCGTCGCACTCACATAAAAGCCGAGCAGGATATTATGACAATTCGTCTTGCACAGCTTCGTGAAGAACAGAATGTAAAACAGTCAGAAATGACTAATTTTACCCAGTCATCTGTTTCTAAAATTGAAAAAAGGAAAGATATAAAAATCTCAACTTTAATAGACTATCTCGACAGTCTCGGAATGGGACTTGAAATTATTACTTATCCAAAACTTGCTGTTTCTAAAAACCAGGAAAAAGTTCTTTTGAAACTATAA
- a CDS encoding type II toxin-antitoxin system RelE/ParE family toxin: MWNVDSSDEYDAWFLTLDEKCKEAVLQRVLLLQQYGPNLSRPYADVLHSSKKLSNLKELRNQTQKHLLRVAYYFDSARNAFLLTGGDKKGKDRDKFYKDLIAESEVIVERHEKELENERHNQNDGK; this comes from the coding sequence ATGTGGAATGTAGATTCATCAGATGAATATGATGCTTGGTTTCTAACATTGGACGAAAAATGTAAGGAAGCCGTATTGCAAAGAGTTCTTTTACTACAACAATACGGGCCAAATCTTTCACGTCCGTATGCAGATGTCCTTCATAGTTCTAAGAAACTTAGTAACCTTAAAGAACTGAGAAACCAGACTCAGAAACATCTTTTGAGAGTTGCCTATTACTTTGATTCTGCTAGAAATGCATTTTTGCTTACTGGCGGAGACAAGAAAGGTAAAGACCGTGATAAGTTTTATAAAGATTTAATAGCCGAATCCGAAGTAATAGTTGAAAGACATGAGAAGGAGTTGGAAAATGAAAGACACAATCAAAATGATGGAAAGTAA